The Luteibacter flocculans genomic interval CGGCGGCGAGCGCATCGATGTCCACCACCGTGCCGCGCGATGCGTTCACCAGCATGGCGCCCGGATGCATCCGGGCGAGTTCGGCGGCGCCGATGAGGTTCTTGGTCTGCGGCGTCTCGGGCACGTGCAAGGTCACGACATCCGCGCGTTCCAGCAGATCGTCCAGGCTGGCCGCGGGGCGTGCATTGCCCAGCGACAGCTTGGGTTCGATGTCGTGGAAGATCACGCGCATGCCGAGCGCTTCGGCCAGCACGCCCACCTGGGTGCCGATGTGCCCGTAGCCGACGATGCCGAGCACCTTGTCGCGGACCTCGAAGCTGCCCGCGGCCGATTTGGACCAACCGCCGCGGTGGCATTGCGCATTCTTTTCGGGGATGCGCCGTACCAGCAGGATCGTCTCAGCGATAACCAGCTCGGCGACGCTGCGGGTATTGGAATAGGGGGCGTTGAAGACGGGGACGCCGAGGCGCTCCGCTGCCGCGGCATCGACCTGGTTGGTGCCGATACAGAAGCAGCCCACGGCGATGAGCCGGCGCGCTTCGGCGAGCACTTCGGCGGTCAGGTGCGTGCGCGACCGGATGCCCACGATGTGCGCATCCGCGATCCGCTCGCGGAGTTCTTCCTCGGGCAGCGCTTTTTCGTGGAACTCGATCTGCGAGTACCCGGCCTGGCGGAAGGTGTCGAGGGCGCTTCGGCTGACGCCTTCGAGCAGCAGCACCTTGATGTCTTCCTTCGGATACGACG includes:
- the serA gene encoding phosphoglycerate dehydrogenase gives rise to the protein MKRTSYPKEDIKVLLLEGVSRSALDTFRQAGYSQIEFHEKALPEEELRERIADAHIVGIRSRTHLTAEVLAEARRLIAVGCFCIGTNQVDAAAAERLGVPVFNAPYSNTRSVAELVIAETILLVRRIPEKNAQCHRGGWSKSAAGSFEVRDKVLGIVGYGHIGTQVGVLAEALGMRVIFHDIEPKLSLGNARPAASLDDLLERADVVTLHVPETPQTKNLIGAAELARMHPGAMLVNASRGTVVDIDALAAALRSKHLAGAAIDVFPVEPQGNSDPFVSPLVGMDNVILTPHVGGSTAEAQENIGIEVASKLVRYSDNGSTLSAVNFPEVSLPGHPTSRRLLHIHQNIPGVMSRVNDVFSRAAVNIDGQYLQTSPQVGYVVIDVTTTEEHAAALRNELAAIDGTLRARVLY